From the Odontesthes bonariensis isolate fOdoBon6 chromosome 9, fOdoBon6.hap1, whole genome shotgun sequence genome, the window ACAACCGAGAGGTGGAGACGGGAGGAGAAGGAACCCGGCGAAAAGCAGACAGTGGAGAGCAGAaaccagacagacagacagacggacagATGGAGGTGAAACGTAAAGGCGGCCAAACGAAGGAAAATGAGCccactcctcttcttcctcacttccatccctccctccctccatttTGTCGTCCTCCGTCTGATGCTGTTCCAACACCTTGGGGGCCTCAGCCTCCCATCCAGCTCACTaatgctcctctgctgctgcagtgTAACCACCAgccaacaaaagaaagaaaaaaaacgaaacaaaaagaaactgaaaCAAAGAGCAGATCGGTCTCGTGTGGGTGAACGTGCCTGGAACAGCTCAGCAGAACCCTGCAGAAACTCACCGATATGATAACATCTGTTCAAGGCTTCACATCAAAGTGAATGTAGAATCATTTCAGACTTTAGAGCTTTTTATGCTTATGCTCTAAGATCTGCTGAGATCTGCTTTTTGAGTGCGATAGGACAGCGTTTAACTGACAGATGAGTCTaaagtacactgaaaaaaaaaactcattagatttacttaaaaaaccctttgtaagtatttgcactcaaatgatttaagtaatatttaatgctgcaatatcaagtaaattttacttaccataaaacaagtaacattaacttaattacatctaagttttaagttatatttatttaaacaaatgaagtaaagtctacttgtttttcataggcaggaacataattttactccaaattttaagtaaatgtaatatatctgtagtatttgctgttatgaagtaacttagtagattttaacgatacactttcagagtaaagtttatgtagtatttctaggtttatgtacatacaactattaaacatttaaattgtacgaggaaacctaagtaaaacttactcttcccccataattcatgtattacgttaataaaatgtttaatattacttaagaagctcgagttcttactgaatcttaaaaatacaaggtagaaattatgaaagttactctaatagagtttacttcaccaaaaagtcacttttttcagtgtcacAGGTATTTATCAGCTCCGGCCCTGATTTGGTTTTGATGGGAACACAACAGCCGTGAACACATAAGCAACTTTTTCTGCCTCTAGATTTAAAAACAAGGACAATAAAACTGCTCGGCTCATTGCTGCCATGCGTTTTGCAGCCACCTTATTGCCACCTGCTGACCACACTATGCCCAAATGTGCTTTTACTAAAAGTTGCAAGTTAATTTCCCATTTAAATAATAACTTGATGTGATTCAGCACCTTCTGGACCAGGACTGTCCAaagtcctgcaggttttagacgtttccctgtttcaacacacctgattcagatcagtgcatcattagcaggcttgtgcgcAACTTAACGACCTTttgaagaaattaatttcatctgaatcaggtgtgttgaagcagggaaatatCTAAAACAGGGGTGTtaaactgatccgtgaaagggccggtgagGCTGCAGGTCTTTGTTCCaactctgcagcagcacagccgacttgtttcattcaatcaactgaactgtctgcactgaagggcTGTGtgcaaaaccgcatactacatactacatactacatacttccatactgcatactcatggatcagacagtatgcatagcgtttacccacaatgcatttcgctcctgcctgagccgaaatcagccggcctgaagctgatttcgcttaagctctaaactctgtaaactttagcaacatgtgaaacattttcaggtgagaaagtagtcgtttagatccccaacgtgttgaaaacctgacaaaataccggctgtttacaattttgttcccacgaattcggcgctactaaagctagccgcagtgagcaacgcacttccggttattttcacaaaataaaatacccgttgccttttatcatagggaaagccattaccatacaattggtgcttttgttttgaaaacaggaagtgaaccttccctcgttgtagctagcttgaaactgccgtgtTGAcaaaatgacgatcggcgacgtcacgttacgttgcatcttgggtagtttgagtatgagtagtaacctcatgatgcatacccaaggTCTTAACTggaggagcgaaatgcattgtgggtaaacgctctgcatattgtctgatccatgagtatgcagtatggaagtatgcagtatgtagtatgtagtatgtagtatgcggttttgcaCACAgcccttcagtgcagacagttcagttgattgaatgaaacaagtcggctgtgctgctgcagggttggaacaaagacCTGCAGCctcaccggccctttcacggctcagtttgagacccctgttttagatgtttctctgcttcaacacacctgattcagatgaaatggatctcttcaaaaggttgttaagttctgcagcagcctgctaatgatgcactgatctgaatcaggtgtgttaaagcagggaaacgtctaaaacctgcaggacatccCTGTTCCAGACAGTCTCATCTATCAGGTAAATGCTTGTGATTGGTCAGGCAAGGTCAGGTggaaatcattttaaaagaGGAGGGTGTGACTCTCAGATTCATCAAGTCGGTGCTCTGAAATCAATCAAGTCTTTAAACAtaaatcaatcaaaaaaaagctaaaagaccTCAAAATCTCTTACAGTGGATGAATGAGCAGACAAAAAGTTTCAGAACTGGAGTTGAGTGACGTATGATGATGTGTTCTGACCCGGTTAtgttcagagtagatctgcagcAGAGAATAATGGCGCTGGTTGTGTTTGGAACAACAAAAAGACCCTAAATGAGACCATGAAAGACGGGGCAGACTCCACTTCTGTGTTAATAATCTGCCCTTCAAAGCCTGAATTATTGATTAGTAGAAATAATAGATCAAGGGTCTGTTGAATTAAAGCTGCCTGTTTTATTGCAAACAGTTTATCAGAGTGATTTGAGTCATGTTACAATATTTGAGTGATGCAGGAAGTAGCCCGATGTTGCTGCTAACCTCTGAGCCTGATTTCTGTGCTTTTTATGCGCCTGCTGAGTAACACTGTGGATTTAATACCGCCTCATCAcaaaactgtgtccctgttttTGTGTTGGTGGGGTCCATTTCTATCTTTAGGCAATGTAACTGAGCCGTGTGCGTCAGAGCTAACATGCTAACACTGAATTAAAGCTCAAAGTAGTAAACAAGTCATTTGGAGGGTGAATGAGTCGCTGGACGACAGCTGTTTGGGTTGCAAGCTGCTGCTGTAACGCCTCATCACCAAGACATCTGCGATTATATTCTAGTAATTTggatttttcactgttattttgcggtttcatgaacagaaaacagaaagcatTTGAGCTCGGTTCCCAACACTTCTCATAGGTTGCTTTCATGGTCATTTTTTCCTCTGTAGCTTCATTGTTTGGAGCAGTGAATGGGTCGCAGCGGAGACTTTTAATGACGTTCACTCTGTAGTTTAGAGATTTAAAGTGCGGTGAAGATGCACAATCATCATCAGGTCTGAGGTTGTGGTGGACACAGTGATCCACTCATTTAGCTGAGGAAGAATAAAAATCTAAACACCAGAATATCTGCTTCTGGTTTCTGTTGAGGGGATGGACTTTCAAGACAGTTTAGAGTGAGACAATGAAGCCACTTTGTAGTGCTTAGGTCgcaaaattcaattaaattatcaattttttAATCTTGCCATAAAGAAAAGTTGTGAGGCTTATTTCCATCTCCTTGTTTGTACTGAATAAACTAGCTTGGTGGTGGTATAGGCTCTTTCCTACAACCTTATAGGCTGTTCAGACCCAGCAAGCATTGGGGGTGTACTTTAAACTAACACCCCTACAGGTGGCAGGAGGTATTGCACATTTGTCCGTTTTTCAACTCTGACTCACATGAGCatttctgtgttgttgttttttttttttacaaagtctCCAGTTCCAGACCAACTCTTTTAACTCTGTGGTCCCTACCTGGTTGAGTTAGGGCAATAAGACCACTTGGTTACAGTTAGAACAACTTTAagactaaaatacattctttttacgatGCCACCATTGCATTAATGGACGCTATTCTCTCATGACCACTAGAGGTCGCATTTTCTTGCAACGTAAATGTATTTTCCTGCATGAACAAAATACCCATGGGTTGGTTTTTTTAGAGGATAGTCTTCTCTTTCATGTCAGTGAGTGTATCATCAGTCAAGTAAGTGACAATTTTGTGCAAAACCGCCTCAAATGAgcagacatatatatatatatttttttaatatatgcttcaaaatgagtaaaaaaagaaCTTGGTGGAAACGCAGCAAAATAGATGTTACTTTCCATGGTACCAACACATAGTTTTAATGCTTATTTCATGAATCTCGGGCTGATTTCTTTTCATGATTCTTTTGCTGATCAAAGAGCAGGATGTCTGACGCCATTCTGAAATACGTTTTATGGCATCTAATCGAGTACAGCAATTCAGTGATGACAGCGAATTGAACTTTAAGCAACatcagagaagtttgtgaaactTAAACTATGTGTTTCTGActcttttttaaagtattttggcTCTTTTTTCTGTGACCTCAGTTCACGACTCTAGTTTCCAGCTGTTTCCAGTAGTTTCCACCTTTAATGAAGTCTTTGTGGTCTCTTCAACATGACAGCAAATTCATGCAtatggctgtgcatgtgcagggttCACACAGAGATTTGTTTGCTATGACATCCCGCAGCTGTAGGGGGACCCAAATTCATTTGGGTTTCTAACATTCGTTTAACGTCTTTAAATCTACATATTCTGTTAAATAAGATGTATTCTGTCTAGGACTGGGCTGGGAGTTCACTCGTTAATTGTTTAactccgataaatattttattgtgcattaacgcttttttaaaaaaaaattatttatttttttgagctTTTGTgccctttaatggaaagttcagagagacaggaagcagggggctgagagagggggaacaacatgcagcacagggccgtccgatgtgggactcggaccgggtttttattttggcttttattttgttaaaagtaaaagaaaagaaagtaatcggcggatccaccaaacatggagaagggtacggaacttttactcggccattttcatgttaaagttcttccagacggcggagtcgacagaaccaaagtcatctgtaaacactgccaagttgaattgtcttctcagcgtagtagttccagtctaaaatatcacttaaaggcaaaacacacaactgatagcagcaagtcattcaaggaaacagacagtggagcgaggcttctacataaaaactacagaaagatgctgatgttaaaagtgtgtttgcacaacaaatgttatggcactttcattcatatggcagcacatttaaaataaagctaaatgctaaaagctatacactacttttggattcatttttggattctgcgtacaaatgcgattaatcgtgattaatcagggaaatcatgtgattaattagattaaacatgttaatcgttgcccagccctgataAAGATATAAGTCCAGAACATGATTATCAGAAGATAGCAGGTTGTCAGCCTGAGGTGTGAAACAACGAACAAGTCATTGCAGCCTGCGTTTCAGCCTGTAAATCTGACTAACTCCTCATCCATTGAGGGAAAGTGAGCCTTCAGCTCAGCAGAAAAAAGCAGCCCGGACGAACAACAGGCAGCCAGTGAAGCATCCAGCTGGTCAGCAGCGCAGTGTGAGACTGTCTGAAACATGTGATGTATGTGTTTACTCCCTGTCTGCAGCCCTCCTGGAGGCTGAGTCACTGTTTCACCTCCCCTGCATCAGagtgcggcgctctgctctaaAGGTCTGGACTCCCCACATCGGCTGATTCATTCATTAAAGTCTAAGCAGGGTTTTACATCCACAAACTGTGGACAGGGCCAGTCTGGTTGTATATTTCACCCACAGAAACCACAGGATCCTGCAGATCCTCAATACGACACCAAAACTGAATTAATCCGCTTCCAAAAAATAGTTTATTCCTGCCTGAGAAACATTTATAACGAGAAACTGAAGCCACTAAAGATGAAGAGTGTTTCAGTGGATTTACATCTTCGGTTATAATCAATTATACCTGCAGCCGAGAGCCGCAGACGGACACAAAGAAGTGCCTTCTGGGTATTTATCTGTTCACAGAAAGGGGGAAATTAAGGAACATTAGTGGCTTTATCCCAAAAACAAAAGAGGGGGATCACAGTCTGTAAAGTTCCACTACAAATCCATCAAACATAATTCAAAATGTCTTACAAGCGCTGGACAAAACGTAGGAAACAATCTCTTCAGCCCCCGATATACAGAAGTAAAGAAGACGGAAGCACATAAGCCTGGATAGAACCAGTCATTAAGCTTACTGATGAATGCAAAGGTGTCATTAGGAATATAGGGAGAGGGATTGGGGTTATTATTTAAAATGATCTGTTATTTTCACGGGATATTTCGTACATTTTTTATACAGGTTTTATATTTCTTTCCATCATGATTGTATAGCTGCCGTCTTTGCCTACTTTCCCTTAAAAATATCTCACTGAAATCTCCAGGACAAGAACAAataaattaagaaaattaaaacGTGAAGAATCTTCATAAGAGACCAAGTAGATGAACAAGTTTTGGCTTATAATCATCAGATTTTTCAGTTCCTCAGCAGTTTGGAGTGCAGTGACAATGGCTACGTTCAGACagcacactgaagtgacccaaatcctgtatctgatcttttcatgacagtctgaacagcacagaTCGGATTTTTTCAAATCCGATCCAGGCCACTTTAATATGTGGTCCTAATTCCGATACGTATCTGATCTTTTGCCATGCGACTGCAGTCTGAACGGCCGGGGCGCATTTATCCGACCTACGCGTCAAACCCCATCTCTGCCTGAAGCCTTCAACAACCTCTCGCAGGTCATCTCCCTGAGGTAGTTTTATGTAGTCGGACATGAGAACATGACGAACTGCTCTGCATAAGTCGTGTACTATGGAGCAGACAGTAGACTTTCCTGTGCCAAAGAGGTTAGCAATCGTACGGTAGCAAGCACCTGTTGCCAGCCAGTACAGTCCAACCGCAACGCGTTTGCTCACCGATATGGACCGTCGGAGGTGTGTGTCTTGTCGTGATAGCGCTAAAGAAAGGCGCTCGCAGAGATAAATGAAAGACCTCCTTGTCATCCGAAAATTTTGAATGAAGTCCGCGTCTGAAAAGCCGCTCACATCACAGTCCCACCCAGGGTTCGAACTACAGGGGcactcgggggatccgagaccccccaaaaacatgatttgggaaatgttggggggtctctaaaatattggaaaaatgtgatttcccctgatgagttatgattgcagacgcgatgcgtgtgtggaggtgtggagcctgtgtgcgtaattggcataaagctgtgctgtccgccgcgtatgatgCTTCTCGTGTGTTTTCGAGATcagcgctctgagtcaagcgcaagaGCAAGCAACGCTCGCTGCATACGACGTCATCGTACGCTCTTCTGCGCATGCGGGATAGTATGGGGCGGTAAGCCGTTCACACAGCAGGCCACATACAGGTCGCATTTAATTGCAATGTGAACGACCTCACAAAAAAATCCGATTTCACAAAACAATCGGAATTGAGCATCAaggcctgcagtctgaacgtagcctTAGAGTTGAACAGCTCTTCCAGATGTGAggccccgggtcagaaccagaactctctggagggattatacatcccatctgacctgggaacacctcaggatcccccaggaggagctggagagggatGGATGGGTTTAACTCCTGGACCTGTTGGTTCTGAAAGCCGACCTCAGATaagaggaagatgatggatggatgaattataTGGAGACTATCAGCTTCACATAAGGAGGAAGGATCATGTGCACCACTttacaaaaaacattttatttgtttctttctgttttccaCTTCCACACTTTGCGAGTTTCGATctgaataataattaattataCACAAGTTATTTCCATGTTTGTTGCCTTATTTTTCGAAGATTTAAAAACCACGTTGCTTGGAAACTATGAAACGTTCTGGGCTGGCATGCTGCTGCTGGTGTTCGGTCCCAGAGAGGAGGCTCGTTTTACTGCTCCTGTCTGGTGTTAGCGCTCAGCGTTCACGTCCCACATCACATCGCACACTGGATGTGAGTTTTGGAAGTGTGACTGATAAGGAAACATCGTAATTACGTTGCATTTCCTGCCAAGATTTTCTATCATGTTACACTTCATCCTCCATTCAAAGCACGATCCGGACCAGACTAATTGAGTGTCTGTGGTGTTGATTCAGACTTATTAACCATCTgtgcctccccctccctctcatCCCTCTCATCCCTCCGTCCTCTCCTCTGTCGTTTTCTCTGCAGGAGTTCGGAGGACGAGTAGGATGCTGAGTATCTTTCCTCCTCGCCAGTGCTCTCCGACCTGCTCTCCATGACCTGAGAGCGCCGCCACAGCGGGAGGAACCAAACACCAGAGAGAGTTAGAgcgagaggaagaggagggtagAAGgccagggaaggaaggaaggaaggaaggaaaggaacacactttttttgttgttattatttgttTTCCCTTTCTGAGATGGCGGCGACGGAGGCCAGTGCGGCGCCGGTGGTCCAGGAAGACGGAAAAACCCCCGAAAACAAGCCGGCGGAGGTGGAGCAACCGGCGAAAACCGCAAACTCAGAGACTGTCAACAGCGAGGTGGTCGATAAAGATGGCACCGCCGTGAACAGCGAGGTGGTCGATAAAGATGGCACCGCCGTGAACAGCGAGGTGGTCAATAGCAAAGAGACTGTGAATAACGACACGGCGGCGGCAGAGGGCGCCGAGGAGGGAGGAGCCAGCGGCGAAGCGGCGCCGCCTCCGAGCTCGGAAAACGCCGCCTCTGCCGAGCACAAGACCTCCTTCCTGGACTCGTTCCTCAACAAGAGCGGCCTGGGGAAGGTGATGGGAGGCAGGAAGAAGAAGGAGCAGAGCGCCGCCGGAGGGGAGGAGGGCGCCGCCGAGGGAGGCGAGAAAGACGGCGAGAAGGGCGGCGAGGAGGCGGCTGAAGCCGAGGGAGGCGCGGAAGGAGAAGCAGCAACAGAGAAGGCTGCGGAAAAcggggaaaaggaggaggagaagaaggagaagggAAAGCCCGCCGAGGGGAAATCCACGGTTCGGGATCTGATCAGGAAGCCGGTAGCGAGGATCTTCTCCCACCGCAGCACCGAGAAGAAAGACGGCGCCGCCGCAGAGAAGCAGGTGAAGGTGAGGTCCAGATCCCTGGACCGCCTGGAGGATCCCGAAGCGCTCAACGCCACCGCGGACTCCACCGTGGAGGAGGAAGCGGCGGCGGCGGAGGGGGGAGCGGCGGGcggagcagaggaggagcagaaagCCTCGTCCTCCTCCGGCGCCACCAAGCACATGAAGCGCTGGCACTCCTTTAAGAAACTCATGGCTCAGAAGACGCACAAGAAGAGCGGCGGCGGAGAGGCCGGGCACGAGGAGGCGTCGGAGGCCGAAGGAGGCGGCGGCGACTCCTCCACGCTGGACTCCAAGGAGTCGGGCCAGAAGAGGTGGAAGCTGAAACGCTCCTGGACCTTCCAGGGCCTGAAGAGGGACCCGTCCATGTCCGGCATCAGCAGCAAGGCCAAAGGCTCGGAGAAAGACGGCGAGAAGGCGGAGGAgccggcggcggcggcggcggcgggcgGAGCCGAGGAAGGAGAGGAGGCCAAGGCCGAGGAGGCGGCAGAGGAAACCAAGACGGAGGGAGCGGAGGAGAAGGCGGAGGGGAGCGAGGAGGAgaaggcggcggcggcggcggcaggaGGCGGGACGGTGACGCAACACGCCAACGAGATCTGGACCTCCTTCAAGAAGCGCGTCATCCCCAAGAGCAAGCGCGCCAACACAGAGTGCGCCCCCGGTGGCGAGGAGGACGCAACTGCAGCCCCCGCCTCAGGTGAGACAACACGAACATTTAAACCATCACCTCCACTTTCACAGCCGACGTTTTAATCCGTGCTGCAGGTTTTACTTTAAGCCTTTTTGAGCTTTATCACTTGGTTTGTTTCAGTTAAAGGAACATTCTGGTGCTTTATAAGGTTGGGCCCATCTTTTTGTTGACTTGTTCTGATCCTCTCTGGTTAAAAGTAGTAAGCTGTAAACCATCCTCTGAGATTCCTTTCATATATGGACACAGGCAGTCAACTATGTGTCAAATATGACAGATTATGATGCTAAAAAAAGCTCACAAAAATCCTCTTTATCGTTAAAATGATAATAAACTGATAATAACATGATAATAAACTGATAataaggttaaaggtcaccacaaggtcagaaacccaagagctacatctcagactctgcaggcctcagtcagcatgttaaaggttaaaggtcaccctaaggtcagcctgactgagatgctgtggtgggaccttcagagagctttTCATTCAGGACATTTAAGGCATCAAAGGAGCAGGAGACCTCGCCCAGTGTTGCTAATAGGCTGTAAGCTGCGTGCTTTTTCTTATTATCACAGTTAAAAACATTAAGCCGACAGGGTTCACACTCAGTTTGAGTCTATCCGGAGACCACAGACGGCTGGAAGGGCTCTAAGGGAGGTCCTGCAATTCAACATTCTCCCAAATGAAATATTCAAAGACTTGATGTGAAATTCAAATTACGCCGAAGCTTCGGTCAACAGTAAAGGCTGAATTTGGCTCTGGGCTGCTTAAAGAAACTGGAAGAAAATTGAAAAGACTCCAGGCTAACCGAATACAGATATTATTAGGGG encodes:
- the LOC142387978 gene encoding uncharacterized protein LOC142387978, translating into MAATEASAAPVVQEDGKTPENKPAEVEQPAKTANSETVNSEVVDKDGTAVNSEVVDKDGTAVNSEVVNSKETVNNDTAAAEGAEEGGASGEAAPPPSSENAASAEHKTSFLDSFLNKSGLGKVMGGRKKKEQSAAGGEEGAAEGGEKDGEKGGEEAAEAEGGAEGEAATEKAAENGEKEEEKKEKGKPAEGKSTVRDLIRKPVARIFSHRSTEKKDGAAAEKQVKVRSRSLDRLEDPEALNATADSTVEEEAAAAEGGAAGGAEEEQKASSSSGATKHMKRWHSFKKLMAQKTHKKSGGGEAGHEEASEAEGGGGDSSTLDSKESGQKRWKLKRSWTFQGLKRDPSMSGISSKAKGSEKDGEKAEEPAAAAAAGGAEEGEEAKAEEAAEETKTEGAEEKAEGSEEEKAAAAAAGGGTVTQHANEIWTSFKKRVIPKSKRANTECAPGGEEDATAAPASGEEAAAEEGKDGKAAKAKRSHFGRAVSLKNFIMRKGKSSSVDHGEGTKEGEEAAEGGEAAEEAGAEAEAATATEETNDKDAAAAEKTPAAEEESEGAKEAKEPEKEPEKTPTEAPVTNGENGCTNGMAEDATHNHQDEDEEEKKKTTGSSPVKKSKEAEGVKEEANAKIINATAAVNSDKKAGNV